Part of the Moraxella ovis genome is shown below.
AATCAATAAGATCAAAAGCCGATATGTATCAAATGGTCAAAAGGCGATTATTTCTTGATGCCTGACAGGCGATGCCAGTGGTGATCGTCTTTGTTATCATAGTGATAAGCGGCACCTAATTCAAAATAAGGCGCATAGGCATCGATGACGCTTTGGGTTTGGTTCTCAATCAGTCCTGCCAGTACGATCGAGCCACCGTCTTTTAATAGGGTGCTAAATAGCGGCGCAAATTCGATGAGTGGCTTGGCTAGGATGTTCGCTGTGATGGTATCAGCTGTGAGGTCATGCGCGCGTTGATATTCGCTAAACTCTTCGGGCAAGAAGACTTTTAGGCGGTCGGATACGTTGTTTAGAGCGGCGTTTTGGCGTGTCGCGAGAATGGCCTGCGGGTCGATATCCACTGCCAATACTTCTTTTGCGCCCAGTAGTAATGCTGCCACGCCCAGCACGCCTGAACCACAGCCATAGTCAATGACGACTTTGTCTTTTAGATTTTGCGCTGACAGCCAGTCTAGACA
Proteins encoded:
- the prmA gene encoding 50S ribosomal protein L11 methyltransferase translates to MSWQHIHLQCPKDKVEFAEALFYESEAVSILLEDAGDEPLFEPLPGEEPLWDEVILTAIYDTNSDDRFDGTDFEALANDIAAQVSASRFWTTRLDDKDWSREWMAHYKPVKCEGNLWIIPEWLDAPDPTATNLILDPGLAFGTGYHATTRLCLDWLSAQNLKDKVVIDYGCGSGVLGVAALLLGAKEVLAVDIDPQAILATRQNAALNNVSDRLKVFLPEEFSEYQRAHDLTADTITANILAKPLIEFAPLFSTLLKDGGSIVLAGLIENQTQSVIDAYAPYFELGAAYHYDNKDDHHWHRLSGIKK